The segment CGAGAGCTTCTCCGGTCCGGTGACGTTCAGAATGCGCACGGGCGAACTGGCGTATTGCAGGCTGGCGATTGCGCGCGCGCAGGCGTCGCCCTGCCAGATGCAGTTGAACCAGCCGGTCGTGACGTCGACAGGGTTGCCGCGATGGACGTGCGCCGCGATGTCGACGAGCACGCCATAGCGCAGCTCGACCGAATAGTTCAGCCGGAACAGCAGCAGCCGGGTGTCATGAAGTCCGGCGTAGTGGGTGAAGAGCCGCTCCCGCGCGACGCAGGAGCTCGCGTATTCGCCGAGAAAAGCCACCGGGTCCGATTCGCTTGCGCCCGGGCCGTTCACCGGGACGAACGGGTAGACGCAGCCGGTGGAAAACGCGACGAGCCGCGCGCCGGCATAGTGCTGTGCGACGAGGGTGGGGACGATGGTGTTCTGCACCCAGGTCGACCCCGGGGACGAGTCGGTGCCGAATTTTTGGCCGGCCAGAAAGATGACGTTCTCGGCGGAGGGCAGCCGGGACACCTGTTGGGCATCGCTGAGATCGCAGGCCACGGGGTGGATGCCCTGCGCGCTCAGTTCAGCTGGCAGGGTCGAGCGAGTGAAACGCGAAACGCCGGTGACCGTCCGGTGCGGCTGGCCGATGGCGTCGAGCGTCCGGCGCAACATCAACGCCACGGTGGTGCCCATCTTGCCGCCGACGCCGAGCACCGTAAAATCGCCGCCCAGTTGGCGGACGGCCTCCAGCGCCAGGGGCGGCGGGGCGGAAAGCAGATGTTCGACGCGGTCCGCGGCTGAGGGAGAGGCTTTCACGGGAGGCGAAGGGGAGGGGCAGGGCGTGGGCGAAGCAAGCCCACGGGGGGCCGGCTGTCAACGCTGCGTAACCGAACAGTTACCTGAGGCGACCCACGGGCGGGAGTCCGGTGCCACGGAGCATGAACGTCCCACCTACGTCAGAAGGATCAGACGCGCCATTGCGGTGCGCCTGGTGCACGACGTGAAGATACTCCCGCTCCTCACGGAGCGGGCCACGACCGAAACGTGGCCCTGCGCGTAAGCGCAGGAAGACTGGGCGGGACCTCGCGTTGACGACACGTCCTCTTCCAGCGGGTCGATCCCGAATCGATCTCTTCGAAGGCGGCGACCGCGATGTCAGATGTCAGCCAGGCCCGCGCCGACGGCAGCCCAACTCGTCGGCGACGGCGGTGAAGGCGGCGATGGCCCGCTCGAGATCGTCGCGCGTATGCGCGGCGCTCACCTGCACCCGGATGCGCGCCGCTCCGAGCGGCACGACCGGGAAAAAGAAGCCCACCACGAAGATGCCGCGCGCCAGCATTCGTGCGGCGAACTCCTGCGCGAGGACGGCGTCGCCGAGCATGACCGGCACGATCGGATGCGTGCCGGGGCGGATCGTCAGGCCTGCGGCAGTGAGGCCTTCGCGAAAGAACCGCGTGTTGTCGGCCAACCGGGCCCGCAACTCGTCGGACCGGTCGAGCAGGTCGAGCACGACGAGACTCGCAGCGGCAATGACCGGAGCGAGCGAATTGGAGAACAGATAGGGCCGCGAACGCTGGCGGAGCAGCGCGATCATCTCTTTCCGTCCGCTCGCGTAGCCGCCGCTCGCGCCGCCGAGCGCTTTGCCCAGCGTTCCGGTCAGGAGATCGATCCGATCGGCGACGCCGCACAATTCCGGGGTGCCGCGGCCGGTCGGGCCGATAAAGCCGACCGCATGACTGTCGTCGACCATGACCATGGCGTTGTAGCGGTCGGCGAGGGCGCAGATCTCGCGCAGGGGCGCGATGAAGCCGTCCATCGAAAAGACGCCGTCGGTCGCGATGAGCTTGAACCGCGCGCCGCCAGCGTCGGCTTCGCGCAGCTTCGCTTCGAGATCGGCCAGGTCACAGTTGCGGTAGCGGAAGCGGCGCGCCTTGCACAACCGAATGCCGTCAATGATCGAGGCGTGGTTCAGCTCGTCGCTGATCACCGCGTCCTCGGACCCCA is part of the Opitutus terrae PB90-1 genome and harbors:
- a CDS encoding NAD-dependent epimerase/dehydratase family protein — its product is MKASPSAADRVEHLLSAPPPLALEAVRQLGGDFTVLGVGGKMGTTVALMLRRTLDAIGQPHRTVTGVSRFTRSTLPAELSAQGIHPVACDLSDAQQVSRLPSAENVIFLAGQKFGTDSSPGSTWVQNTIVPTLVAQHYAGARLVAFSTGCVYPFVPVNGPGASESDPVAFLGEYASSCVARERLFTHYAGLHDTRLLLFRLNYSVELRYGVLVDIAAHVHRGNPVDVTTGWFNCIWQGDACARAIASLQYASSPVRILNVTGPEKLSVRAVATEFGRLLGRAPVFVGREAETAWLADASESIRLFGPPTVSVSQMMTQIADYLRTGGELLGKPTHFESRTGTF
- a CDS encoding glycine C-acetyltransferase, which encodes MTPAYREHLQGIAAEIESAGLTKRERVLASPQRPQATVEPNESVLNFCANNYLGLSNHPEVIRAAQAALDRWGYGLSSVRFICGTQQIHRELEEKLSGFLRTDATILYSSCFDANGGVFETLLGSEDAVISDELNHASIIDGIRLCKARRFRYRNCDLADLEAKLREADAGGARFKLIATDGVFSMDGFIAPLREICALADRYNAMVMVDDSHAVGFIGPTGRGTPELCGVADRIDLLTGTLGKALGGASGGYASGRKEMIALLRQRSRPYLFSNSLAPVIAAASLVVLDLLDRSDELRARLADNTRFFREGLTAAGLTIRPGTHPIVPVMLGDAVLAQEFAARMLARGIFVVGFFFPVVPLGAARIRVQVSAAHTRDDLERAIAAFTAVADELGCRRRGPG